In Sphaeramia orbicularis chromosome 5, fSphaOr1.1, whole genome shotgun sequence, a genomic segment contains:
- the LOC115419021 gene encoding rac GTPase-activating protein 1-like produces MESPVVNLHNQFQTLRAHMDGLNEGIEPQFIQMAVNFEECRKKWLQAGEDLVSCKEMLAKAETERGALEVKLKHARNQVDVEIRRRQKAEAVYEKLERQLQLIRELLISDNGNSVHLSEEQRSALAFLSAHSQAAQAAKTNINSSRRLTTIDESASLLSDISFDQTDDSLDWDSSAMKTVRLRKRQKRRSSRKLSEAPPQVVKKPRSTGRSSDRMNESIVAKTTITVPVNGGAVEAVSTIETVPYWTRSKKKSLGPAWADTTTTDQSETASDAPGTLISLPAQTRTLRENGGGKKHHFIPKTVIKSEFCTPCGRRTKFGKMYLRCQDCRMVTHPDCRERCPLPCNPAAFSTPIRNTEATLADFAPVTSPMIPALVIYCIKEIEHRGLHEVGLYRVSGSERLVKELKEKLIRGKTLPPLSKVDDINVITGVLKDFLRNLPEPLLTFQLNKAFMEAAEIQDDGNSLAVMYQTISELPNPNRDTLACLMIHLQKVSQSVDTKMDVNNLARVFGPTLVGHAVPDPDPMTILHDTNRQPRVIERLLSIPSSYWSQFAHPDNIAMDKALHGDTPDHRVSILGPITTPEHQMMTKTPSSSSLSQRMIQTLSSTTIFGSKGKASSASNRQGNFFASPQLK; encoded by the exons ATGGAGTCGCCTGTGGTGAACCTGCACAACCAGTTTCAGACTCTGAGAGCCCACATGGACGGTCTGAATGAGGGCATTGAACCAC AGTTCATCCAGATGGCAGTAAACTTTGAGGAATGCAGAAAGAAGTGGTTGCAAGCAGGTGAAGACCTGGTGTCCTGTAAAGAGATGCTggctaaagctgaaactgaaagagGAGCCCTGGAAGTAAAATTAAAGCATGCTCGCAATCAGGTGGATGTGGAGATCCGCCGGCGGCAGAAGGCTGAGGCAGTGTATGAGAAACTG GAACGTCAGCTGCAGCTGATAAGGGAACTGCTGATATCAGACAATGGCAACAGTGTACACCTGAGTGAGGAGCAGCGCTCAGCCCTGGCCTTCCTCAGTGCCCACTCCCAGGCAGCACAGGCTGCAAAAACCAACATCAACTCCAGCCGAAG GTTAACTACCATAGATGAATCAGCTTCTTTGCTGTCAGACATCAGCTTCGACCAAACAGATGACTCTCTG gaCTGGGATTCCTCTGCAATGAAGACTGTGAGACTGAGGAAACGCCAGAAACGA CGTTCCTCAAGAAAACTCTCTGAAGCACCTCCACAGGTTGTAAAGAAGCCTCGCTCCACTGGACGCTCATCAGACAGG ATGAATGAATCAATAGTGGCCAAAACCACTATAACTGTGCCTGTAAACGGCGGTGCTGTTGAGGCCGTATCAACCATTGAAACAGTTCCCTACTGGACACGCAGCAAAAAGAAGAgtc TTGGACCAGCGTGGGCAGATACAACAACTACTGACCAATCTGAGACAGCCAGCGATGCTCCAGGCACACTGATCTCTTTACCAGCTCAAACACGAACCCTCAGAGAAAACGGAGGTGGAAAGAAACACCACTTCATCCCCAAAACA GTGATCAAGTCTGAGTTTTGCACACCATGTGGAAGAAGAACAAAGTTTGGCAAAATGTACCTCCGTTGTCAGGACTGCAGAATGGTGACCCATCCAGACTGTCGTGAACGTTGTCCTCTGCCCTGTAATCCTGCTGCTTTTAGCACTCCCATCAGAAACACAGAG GCAACACTGGCTGATTTTGCTCCAGTTACTTCCCCAATGATCCCAGCTCTGGTCATCTACTGCATTAAAGAGATTGAACACAGGGGCCTGCATGAG GTTGGCCTGTACAGGGTCTCTGGCAGTGAGCGCTTGGTCAAAGAGCTAAAGGAGAAGCTGATTAGAGGAAAGACTCTGCCTCCTCTGAGCAAAGTGGATGACATCAACGTCATAACTGGAGTTCTCAAAGACTTCCTCAGAAACCTTCCAGAGCCACTGCTCACCTTTCAGCTCAACAAAGCCTTCATGGAGGCAGCTG AAATCCAGGATGATGGCAACAGTCTTGCTGTGATGTACCAGACCATCAGTGAACTCCCAAACCCCAACAGAGATACTCTAGCCTGTCTGATGATCCACCTGCAGAA ggTGTCTCAAAGCGTGGACACCAAaatggatgtgaataacctggccAGAGTGTTTGGCCCTACGCTTGTGGGCCATGCTGTGCCCGACCCAGATCCTATGACTATCCTACATGACACGAACAGACAACCGAGG GTGATAGAGCGTTTGCTCAGTATTCCGTCAAGCTACTGGAGCCAGTTTGCCCATCCAGATAATATAGCCATGGACAAAGCTCTCCATGGAGACACTCCAGATCACAGAG TGAGCATATTGGGACCAATCACCACTCCAGAGCACCAGATGATGACCAAAACACCTTCTTCTAGCTCACTGTCCCAGCGTATGATACAGACCCTCTCCAGCACCACCAT ATTTGGGAGCAAGGGCAAAGCGTCTTCTGCCTCAAACCGCCAAGGAAACTTCTTTGCTTCTCCACAGTTGAAGTAA